Part of the Elusimicrobiota bacterium genome is shown below.
GGTTTCGATGACGGGCAGGGCCGTGAGGGACCCGCCGCCGTTTTTGTCCGACAATTTGCAGGCCCGCTCCAACAGCCGGGAGTGCAGATAGAAGACGTCGCCGGGGAACGCCTCGCGTCCCGGCGGACGGCGCAGGAGAAGGGACAATTGCCGGTAGGCGACGGCGTGCTTGGACAGATCGTCGTAGACGCAGAGCACGGCGCGGCCGTTCCACATGAACTCCTCGCCGATGGCGCATCCGGCGTAGGGGGCGATGAACTGCAGGGGCGCCGCTTCCGACGCCGAGGCGCTCACGACGATGGAATAGTCCATGGCGCCCAAATCCGTGAGTTTTTGCACCACCTGGGCCACGGTGGATTGCTTTTGCCCAATGGCCACGTAAATGCAGACGGGGCGGTTGGGATCGTTCTTTTGGTTTACGATGGTGTCGATGGCGATGGCGGTTTTGCCGGTCTGCCGGTCGCCGATGATGAGCTCCCGCTGGCCCCGGCCGATGGGGATCATGGCGTCGATGGCCTTGATGCCGGTCTGAAGCGGCTCCCGCACGGGCTGCCGCTCCACGACGCCGGGGGCCACGACTTCGATGGGCCGGGCTTTTTTCGTGTTGAGCGGACCCTTGCCGTCGATGGGCTGGCCGAGGGCGTTGACCACGCGACCGATCAGGGCCTCGCCCACGGGCACTTCCATGATGCGCCCCGTGCGCTCCACCGTGTCGCCTTCTTTGATTTTTTCCGATTCGCCCAGCAGCACCGCGCCGACGCTTTCCCGTTCCAGGTTTAAAACGATGCCGACCACGCCGTGGGGGAACTTCAACATCTCGCCGGCCAGGGCGTTGGCCAGGCCCCAGACGCGGGCGATGCCGTCGCCCACCTGGAGGACGGTGCCGACCTCTTTCATTTCCGCCGTGAGCTGGAAGCCTTCGAGGCGTTCTTTCAAAACGCGGGTGATTTCTTCGGGTTGGATTGCCATGGGTTTTCCTTTAATTCGTGGCCGAACTGAGCCACGCGTCTTTCAATCGGGCCAATTGCGCGGCCACGCTGCCGTCCCAGAGACGGTCGCCCACCTGGACGACCAAACCGCCCAGGAGCGCGGGGTCCGTGCGGGGGTGGAGCGCCACCTCGCCGAAAATCTTGGACAGCGATTTCTTAAGCGCCGCGGTTTGCTCGGCGGTGAGCGGCTGGGCCGTGCCGACCGACACCGCGACCACGCCCCGGGCTTCGTCCGCCAAGGCGTTGAAGCGGCGGGCGATGTCCGCCAGGGCGTCCAACCGTTTTTTTTCCATCAGGAGGTCCAACAACCGCCCCGTGAGGGCCGTCGGTTTTCCCAAGGCCCGGGCCAACAGCTCGCCTTTGACGGCGGGCGCCACCCGGGGGTGCTGCAGGGCCGCGGCCCATTCGGGCACCGCCGCCGCGACCTCGAGCCACCGGGCCAGATCGACGCGCACCGCGTCGACGGCTTTTCCGCTTTGGGCGGCCTCGAAGAGGGCCCGGGCGTAACGGTCGATGACGGCGCGGTCGGCGGCCTTGAGCATTATTTCCCCGCGGACCCTTCCATGTCGCCCAGGGCTTCCTTGAGCAACCGGTCCTGGGCGGACTTGTCCAACCCCTGGCGGAGAATTTTTTCCGCCGCGCGGAGGGACATTTCGGCCACTTCCGTGCGGATCTCGCGCAGGAGCCGGCGCTCCTCGTCGGCCATTTTCTTCCGGGCGGCGTCGAGCAGGCGCTCGTTCTCCGTCTGGGCGGCGCGAAGGATTTCGTCTTTGGCGCGGCGGCCGGCGGCTTCCGCCTCGGCCAGGATGTCCCGGGCCTTCGCGTCCATCCGCGCGATCTGCGCCTCGTAGTCCTGGCGCAATTTTTCCGCTTCGGCCTTGGACCGTTCGGCCGCCTGGATGTTGTTTTTGATGGATTCTTCCCGGGCCCGGAGAGCCTCCAAAATAGGCTTCCAGGCGAACCGGGCCAGGACCCCGACCAACAACAGGAAGGTCAGGGCCGTCCAGACCATCAGCCCCGTGTGGGGCGTGAAGAGTTGCTCCACGGACGTTGTCCTGGGGCGGCGCTTATTTCACCGTGTCGTGGTGCGCGGCGGGTTCCGCGGCGGCGCCCGGCAGCGGGATGGCCTTCAAACCGAGGTTCAAGGCGATGACGTAGGCCACGCCCAACCCGACGATGCCCAAGCCTTCGATCAAGAAGATGAAGAGCTGCATGTTGCCCTTGATCGCGTTGGCCGCTTCCGGTTGACGGGCGGTGCCTTCGACGGCGGCGCTGACCACTTTTGCGATGGCGCCCGCCGCGCCCAAGACCACCAACCCCGCGCCCAAACCGGCCGAGATGTAACCCAGACCCAAGAAGAATTGCTCAGACATGATTTCCGCTCCTTTGATGGTTTAAAAAGTAAATCAGTGTTCGGGGTGCAACGCCCCGCCGACAAAAATCGCCGTCAACATCGTAAAGACGTAGGCCTGCACCAGCGCGACGATCAATTCCAGCAGGTAAAGCCCCAGCGTGAGGCCGACCAAGACCGGCGAGACCGCCAGACCCGCCGCGACGCTGCCCTGCCCGAAGAGCAGGATGAGCCCCAGGAACAAGAGGATCACCAAGTGGCCGGCCGTCATGTTGGCGAACAACCGGATGCAGAGGGCGAGGGTTTTGGTGAGGTAACCGACGAATTCGAGCACGAAGACGGCCGGGGCCAGAACCCAGGGCACGCCGTGGGGAATCAAGTTGCCGAAATGGTGGAAGAACCCGTGTTCCCGAATGCCGGAGAAGTGGATCAAAAAGAACGTGAGGAGGCTCAGGGACGCCGTCACGGAAATATTGCCCGTGGCGGAGGCGCCGAAAGGCACGAGACCCAGCAGATTCATCAGCAGAATGAAAACGAAGAGCGTGAGGAAGTAGGGCATGAACCGCCAGCCGCTGGGCCCCATGGCCGGCTCGACGATGTCCTTCCAAAGAAACTCGACCAGGGCTTCGGCCATGGACCGCAGCCCCCGCGCGACGGCGCCCCGGCCTCGGGCCGCCGGCACGAAGATCCCAATCGACAGGGCGGCGGCGAAGATCATCATGAACATGTGTTTGGTGTAGACGAAGGCGCCCCACCGCGCCAAGGGCGCGTCGGCCAAGTGATGAACGATGAGGGAGGAAAAATCCATTATTGTTTTTTAAGAGTGACCCACGCTTGTCCAATGGTTTGAAGCACCGCGGCGGCCAGAATGAAGACCACCACGTCGCCGGGCCGCCGGTTCGCCGTCCACAGAAATTGGGCGGTCCCGAAGAGAATGACAAACCGCAAGGAAAAACACGAAAGTTGGACCAAAACTTCACGGCCGGGGAAGCGGCGCCCCAGACGTCCCGCCGCCCAAGTCAACCCGACGTTGACGGCCGCCACCGCCGCGGCGCTCCAAAGGGCCTGGCCCACGGCTTAACGGAACGCCCGGGCCAACTGATAAAAACCCACGACGGCGCCGCCGAAAAAACCGCCCAGGGTACCGAAGGGCGTCCACCCCCGTCGGAGATCCAACCAATGGCCCAGGGCCAAGCCCAGCAAAATCGTGAGGGCGAATTGAAAGCCGTGAAACAGGCCGGCCACCGTTTTTGGGGGCGGTTCGGATCCCGGCGGCGGTGTTTTCAACAAACCTCCACGGGCGAGCGCGCCACGTTTGAACCCACGATGGTGATCGGATGAGACGGAGAGACCCACGACGTCGGGCGAATGTTAGCAAAGGCTCCGGGGAGTGTCAAACCGGCCCGCCGCTGGACCGACGTAACAGAATTGAAAAAAAAATTTCCTCGCAAAAGTGCGTAGTTTTTATTGTAACGGGCATGTTAAAATTCCGCCAATGGGCAGCCCCGCCGCGTCACAGGATCGCCGTTCGGAAGACCGACGGCAAACCGATCGACGGTCGCGGCGCCGTCGTCTCCAGAAAATGGGCGGCGGAAAAGAACGACGGGAAGGCGCCGATCGGCGCGCGGCGAACCGGCGTCAGGGATTGCGCCGCGCCTCCGACACGTTTGCGGAGCGAAAACGAAAATTTGCCGCTTGGGAACGGTTTCCCCGGGTAGTGGCCGCCCCGGACCTGGGGGCGGCCCTCAATTTTTCCACCGACGCCGGTTCCGGAAAACCTGCCAGCGGAGAAGCGCCCGCTCCCGGAGCGCCGGCCCCAACAAAACCAAATAGCTGAGCACCGCCGCGGCGATCGCCAGCCGGGTCGTCGGCCCCATCGTCCCAAAATCCCACGCCAGCCAAACCCAGGTCAAGTATCCCAGGTATTTGACCTTCACGGGCAAAACAAAAAACAACAGCAATTCCATGTCGGGGAAAAGCGCCGTAAAAGCGAGAAATAGGCTCGCGTTCAAATAGGCGTTGGGCACGGGTTCCGGGGAGGGATAAAACCCCACCGCCGCGGTGGCCAGGGAACCGACCAGGTAATAAACGGTGAACCGGAAGGTGCCCCAGGCCCGTTCCAGGGCGTTGGCGTAAAGAAAAACCAAATAGAGCCAAAACGCCATGAACAACGGGTTCATCGGGGGCGGCACGAAAAGAAACGTGACCAGGCGCCAGTACTCCCCCGCGGCCAACGCGGGGGACGACAACCGCAAAAAAGCGGTCAGCCCCGGCTGGACCAGATCGAACAGGAAGACCAGGGCGTTGGAGGAAACAATAATGAGAGGAAGGCCTTCGATCCCCGCGAAGGCTCTCCAGCGCGACGAAAGGCGCGGCATGGGTCGGTTCCCGGCGGATCGCCGGGCGGCGGTCAGGCGGCCGGCGCGGGCTTGGCCTCGGGCTTCACGTTCGCCGCGGCCGGGCCCTTGGACCCTTGGGTGACTTCGAACTCAACGGCTTGACCGTCCACCAGGACTTTGTCTTTCCCCTTGGCTTGGATGGCCGAATGATGCACGAACACTTCCGCGCTGCCGTCCTCCGGGACGATGAACCCGTAGCCTTTCACGCGGTTGTACCACTTGACTTTACCTTTCATGGAACCTCTCCTCTCTCCAGGGAACTCTCCGAAGAAAAATTCGTTCCCGAAATCAGCGGGCCGCGCGCTCCGCGGCCAAAACCGTGTTCCAGAGCAACAGGGCCACCGTCATGGGGCCCACGCCGCCCGGCACCGGCGTCAACGCGCCCGCGTGGTCCCGGGCCGCGGCGAAATCCACGTCGCCGAAAAGCCCCGCGGCGGTACGGTTCATGCCGACGTCCACCACCACGGCGCCCGGCTTCACCCAATCGCCTTTGATCATCCGGTCCTGCCCGATGGCGGCGATCAAAATATCCGCCGAGCGGCACACTTCGGGCAAATTGGCGGTGCGGGAATGGGCCATCGTCACCGTGGCGTCCGCGGCCAAGAGCATCAAGGCGATGGGCTTGCCCACCAAGGTGGAGCGGCCCACCACGACGGCGCGTTTCCCGGCGACGGACACGTCGTTTTGGCGGAGCAACTCCATGACGCCCGCCGGCGTGCAGGGGAGCGGAATGCCCGAGGCCAGCACGTCCTTCCAGGATTTCAACTGGGCCCAGCGGCCCTGATTCGACGGGTGGAGTCCGTCCGCGTCTTTGGACGGATCCAAGGCCAGCAGCACCCGTTCGGCGTTCAGG
Proteins encoded:
- a CDS encoding F0F1 ATP synthase subunit alpha, producing MAIQPEEITRVLKERLEGFQLTAEMKEVGTVLQVGDGIARVWGLANALAGEMLKFPHGVVGIVLNLERESVGAVLLGESEKIKEGDTVERTGRIMEVPVGEALIGRVVNALGQPIDGKGPLNTKKARPIEVVAPGVVERQPVREPLQTGIKAIDAMIPIGRGQRELIIGDRQTGKTAIAIDTIVNQKNDPNRPVCIYVAIGQKQSTVAQVVQKLTDLGAMDYSIVVSASASEAAPLQFIAPYAGCAIGEEFMWNGRAVLCVYDDLSKHAVAYRQLSLLLRRPPGREAFPGDVFYLHSRLLERACKLSDKNGGGSLTALPVIETQAGDVSAYIPTNVISITDGQIYLESNLFFSGVRPAVNVGLSVSRVGGSAQMKAMKQVAGKLRLDLAQYNELAAFAQFGSDLDKASQAQLARGQRIVEILKQDQYQPQSVPRQVALIFAATNGFLDDLPVETLRRFEADLLNWLEKDRADLLKTLADKKTLDDDLKAKLSAAVGEFKARFKV
- the atpH gene encoding ATP synthase F1 subunit delta, whose protein sequence is MLKAADRAVIDRYARALFEAAQSGKAVDAVRVDLARWLEVAAAVPEWAAALQHPRVAPAVKGELLARALGKPTALTGRLLDLLMEKKRLDALADIARRFNALADEARGVVAVSVGTAQPLTAEQTAALKKSLSKIFGEVALHPRTDPALLGGLVVQVGDRLWDGSVAAQLARLKDAWLSSATN
- the atpF gene encoding F0F1 ATP synthase subunit B, whose translation is MEQLFTPHTGLMVWTALTFLLLVGVLARFAWKPILEALRAREESIKNNIQAAERSKAEAEKLRQDYEAQIARMDAKARDILAEAEAAGRRAKDEILRAAQTENERLLDAARKKMADEERRLLREIRTEVAEMSLRAAEKILRQGLDKSAQDRLLKEALGDMEGSAGK
- a CDS encoding ATP synthase F0 subunit C; this translates as MSEQFFLGLGYISAGLGAGLVVLGAAGAIAKVVSAAVEGTARQPEAANAIKGNMQLFIFLIEGLGIVGLGVAYVIALNLGLKAIPLPGAAAEPAAHHDTVK
- the atpB gene encoding F0F1 ATP synthase subunit A is translated as MDFSSLIVHHLADAPLARWGAFVYTKHMFMMIFAAALSIGIFVPAARGRGAVARGLRSMAEALVEFLWKDIVEPAMGPSGWRFMPYFLTLFVFILLMNLLGLVPFGASATGNISVTASLSLLTFFLIHFSGIREHGFFHHFGNLIPHGVPWVLAPAVFVLEFVGYLTKTLALCIRLFANMTAGHLVILLFLGLILLFGQGSVAAGLAVSPVLVGLTLGLYLLELIVALVQAYVFTMLTAIFVGGALHPEH
- a CDS encoding AtpZ/AtpI family protein: MKTPPPGSEPPPKTVAGLFHGFQFALTILLGLALGHWLDLRRGWTPFGTLGGFFGGAVVGFYQLARAFR
- a CDS encoding cold-shock protein, whose protein sequence is MKGKVKWYNRVKGYGFIVPEDGSAEVFVHHSAIQAKGKDKVLVDGQAVEFEVTQGSKGPAAANVKPEAKPAPAA
- the folD gene encoding bifunctional methylenetetrahydrofolate dehydrogenase/methenyltetrahydrofolate cyclohydrolase FolD; amino-acid sequence: MTATLLDGKAAAARVLERVTEKAQALKARGLPAGMATVLVGDDPASHIYVGQKIKKCEAAGMASIHVPLPSTVSETDLLAQVDKLNRDPRVHGIIVQLPLPKGLNAERVLLALDPSKDADGLHPSNQGRWAQLKSWKDVLASGIPLPCTPAGVMELLRQNDVSVAGKRAVVVGRSTLVGKPIALMLLAADATVTMAHSRTANLPEVCRSADILIAAIGQDRMIKGDWVKPGAVVVDVGMNRTAAGLFGDVDFAAARDHAGALTPVPGGVGPMTVALLLWNTVLAAERAAR